The window TGCCATCGATTCGAGTGAGGGGGATGTCGGCGAGATCGGCAGCGGTTGTGGGCTCGGTCATCTCTCGAGCATAGGACCGGGAGGTTCCAGAGCGAGAGCGTCCGAGCAGGTTATGAGCAGCTTCACGGGGGCCATGCCCGGGTTCGGCGGCGGCATCGGAATGGCGCGAAAACCGGCGCTGGGGAGGGGGATAGCGTTGGCGGATGCCCTCCTACCGCATCACCATAACCATCGGCGCGCTCAGGCCAGGGGTGAAGCCCGAGCAGGTGCTTCCGGCCGCGACTGAGGCCGCCGCGGCCATCACCACCGTCGAAGCCTTCGACCTCGGCATCGTGGCCGGGGCTCCGCGCATCGTGATCCGTTTCACCGCCGATGACGAGAGCGTTGCCCGCAGGGTGGCCGTGCACGTGATCCAGGCGACGCATGCGGTGGCGGAGGCTCTGCACCCCAAACTGACCCGCCGAGACGGAGGGCGCTGGTACGTCGTTCGCTAGCGCGTTGAGCGCATGCTTCCGTTCAGCAGCGCGCGGCTACTCTTTGATCGAACCGCTTTCGCGGCCAACATCGTTAGGGAGCCAAATGAAGTGTCCTGTTGACTCAACCCTGTTGACAATGAGCGAGCGCAACGGCGTCGAAATCGACTACTGCCCCGTGTGCCGCGGCGTATGGCTCGACCGCGGAGAGCTCGACAAGATTCTCGACCGTGCCGCTGCCGAGACCGGCCCCGTCCGCCCCGCCGCGACGCAGCAGACCTATGTCGATCCTCGCTATGGAGACCAGCTCCGTGGCGACCAGCTGCGCGGTGATCAGCGCCAGGCGCAGCAGCCCTATGGGCAGGCGCCGTATTACAAAAAGCGCAAGGACAGCTGGCTGAGCGAGCTCTTCGACTAGGCAAGCCGCCGCAGAAAAGGCTGTGCATCCACGGGGGATGCGCAGCCTTTTTTGTGGCCGGTTAGTATGTCGACGGACTAACCGGAATTGCCCTAGCGCACGACGGCGAGGGCAAAGGGGAGCACCCCGGCCGCACCGCTCTGACGCAGAGCCCTGGATGCCACCGTTATGGTCCATCTGCTGTCGACCAGGTCATCGATCAACAGAATCGGGCTGTCCGGCTTGGTCGCCGCGAGGCCGGCGAGATCGTCGGCGAGCGCATCCGGCACTCCGATGCGGCCCCACACGCCTGCGAGCCGATAGGCGCTATTGCCGCCGGGCTCGCCCTCTGGCCCACCCTTGAGGTACTCCAAGGAACCCAGGTGCGGCAGTCGACCCGCCTGCGACAGCCCAGCGGCAACCGACTCGATGAGCTGCGGGTGCCGCCGGGAGGGCATCGTGACGATCGCGGCCGGGCGCTCCTCCCATCCCCAGCCCGCGAGCACCCGAACGCACGCCGCGATGAGCGCCGCCGAAGCGGGAGCATCGGGGGAGCCGGGGGCAAAGAGTTCGCGCAGCGTGCCGCCCCAGCCCAGGTCCGTGAGACGGGCCAGAGCCCTGCCCTCAAGCGGGCGCTCGGCGGCAGCGATGCGCCCCTTGACGGGCAGCCCGAGCCGATCCGCCCCCGTGGGCCACTGCGCCCGCGGCTCGATAGCAACGCCAACCCGGTCGAGGGACGACGCCGCCGACGCCGCTGCATCCGCGGCGATGGCAGTGGGATACCAGGCGCCAGCGCAGTTATCGCACCGCCCACACGGGGCCGCTGTTTCGTCGTCGAGGGTGCGCTGCAAGAACTCCATGCGGCATGAGGTCGTGGTCTCGTACTCGATCATGTGCTGCTGCTCGGCGACCCGTTCCGCAGCGATGCGGGAGTAACGCTCGGCGTCGTAGGTCCACGGCTCGCCGGTTGCGACCCAACCGCCCTGCACGCGACGTACGGCACCATCGACATCGAGCACCTTGAGCAGGAGCTCGAGCGGGGTGCGGCGGATGTCGACCAGGGCCTCGAGGGCAGGCGTCGAGGTGGGGCGTTCGCGCTCAAGGGCGGAGAGAATGCGTTCAGCGCGGGCCTGATCTGGCATGGATGCGGTGGCGAAGTACTGCCAGATATCGCGGTCTTCTGTGCCCGGCAGCAGGAGAACATCCGCGTTTTCGGTGGCGCGGCCAGCGCGCCCCACCTGTTGGTAGTAGGCAACGGGAGAGGAGGGCGCGCCAAGGTGCACGACAAACCCCAGGTCAGGTTTGTCGAAGCCCATCCCCAGGGCGCTCGTGGCGACCAAGGCCTTGACCTCGTTGCGCTTGAGCATCCCCTCCGACTCCTCGCGCTCGCCCGTGTCGGTCTGGCCGGTGTAGGCGCGCACGGCATGACCGGCATCCCGCAGCAAGCGTGCCGTGTCTTCTGCCGCCGACACCGTCAGCGTGTAGATGATGCCGGAGCCGGGCAGGTCGCCCAAGTGACTGAGCAGCCAGCCGAGGCGCGTCTTTGAGTCGGGCAGGCGCAGCACCCCGAGGCGCAGGGATGCCCTGGCAAGCGGGCCGCGAATCGTCACGACCTCGGCACCGCCGAGCTGTTCGGCGATATCGGCGACCACACGACTGTTGGCCGTCGCGGTCGTTGCCAGCACAGGCACTCCGGACGGCATCTGGGCGATCAAGTCGCGCAGGCGCCGATAGTCGGGTCTGAAGTCGTGGCCCCAGTCGCTGATGCAGTGGGCCTCGTCGACAACGAGCAGCCCCATGCGTGCCACGAGCGCCGGGAGTTGCTGCTCGCGAAAGGTCGGGTTGTTGAGCCTCTCGGGCGAGACGAGTAGAACATCGACCTCGTCACGCTCGAGCGCGGCAACCACGTCGCCCCACTCGTGAGCGTTGGTTGAGTTGATGGCCACGGCCCTAACTCCGGCGCGTTCAGCGGCCGAGATCTGGTCGCGCATGAGCGCGAGCAGGGGTGAGACGAGAACGGTGGGCCCGCCGCCGCGCTGCCTCAGCAGCAGGGTCGCGACAAAATAGACCGCCGACTTGCCCCATCCGGTGCGCTGCACGACGAGCGCGCGGCTATGCCCGTCGACAAGGCTGGAGATGGCCTCGTACTGGCCCTCATGAAAATCGGCTGTCGGCGACCCGACGAGGGTGCGCAGAATCTGGAGGGCTGAGGTTCGGGTCTCGTCGGTCATCCCCCCAGCCTGTCAGGTGCCACCGTCATGAGCGCTGCACGCGCGCCTCGCCCGGCCAGACGGGCCGAGTAACCGGTCCGCCGCTTTGGGGGACGAATCACGAGGTCAGGCTCCGAATTCTCGGGGGGATGTGCAGTCGCACTGGGGGACAAGCGGACGACGCGCGCGGCGGCGCAAGCAGGATTCTTCGGCGGACCTTGGAGCTAGCTATAGTTCCACTGTGATACCCGATCATGTCGGTTCCGCGCACCCGAACGCGGAACGGACGAGATGGTCCTGGCCGTTCATCGTGGCGCCGGTTGCCCTCGTTCTCATCTACTCGCTGGTGTTTGTGGCGATCCTTTCTGACCAGGCCATGCGCGAGCGCGCCGAGCTGGCCATGGAGCAGCAGGCGACGGTCGAGACCACAGTGCGCGGGCTCGAGACCCGGCTCGATAGCCTGGGTAGCGATGTGCTCGTTGCCGCGGCAGCCCCCGCAGTGGTCCAGCTCGCCGACGGCCGCACCGAAGAGTCGCTGCAGCAGGCAGCCGAACTGTTCGTCGCCTTTGTGTCGAAGAAGCACTCCATCCAGGAGCTTCGCTACATCGATGAGCAGGGGCGTGAGGTGCTCGTGGTGAAAAAAGCCGAGGGTGGGGGAATTGCCCCGGTGCCAGAGCATCAGCTCGCCGACTGGTCAGACCACTACTCATTCCAGGACACCCGCACCCTTGCGGTCGGCGATGTTTATGTCTCGCCTCTCGATCTCAGGGTCGAGGACTCGGAGATCGTGGTTCCTTGGCATCCAACGATGAGGCTTGCCACTCCCGTCTTCGACAGCGAGGGCGCTCGACAGGGTCTCGTCGTCATCTACGTCGACGGTGCCCAGTTCTTGGAGCGCTTTCGCGAATCCATGAGTGATAGCTCGCTCCCGATTATGCTCAACGCCGATGGCGGATGGCTCGTCGCCCCGGACGGCCTTGGTGAATTCGGCTTCGCCCTGGGTGACGAAAACGGCTTCGCGACGAGCAGCCCCGAAGCGTGGGCAGCCATCAGCGCAGCCGAAACCGGAGAGGTCAGCGGGCCCGACGGCATTTATGCGTATGGCACGGCGCACCCCTCGCACGTTGGCGTGCGGCTCGCCGGCGATGAGACCCACGGGTTCAACCACGCGCACGACGACCTGTGGAAGATCGTGGCGTGGATGCCGTCGGCGATGCTGCCGTCGGCCAGCATCGTGCGCGATACCGCCACGTTCGCCCTCTACGTTGCTGGCCTCGTCGTTCTGCTGGCGCTCGGCACCTACGCAGCCCAGATGACGGTCGTACGCCTGCGTGTGAGCCGCTCTGAGGCCGACACGAAGCTGAGGCTCGAAGCCATCCAAAACACCCTCGGCGAGGGTCTGTTCGTGATGGACACCCGGGGAACCATAACCGACGTCAACCCCGAATGCGCCCGGCTGCTCGGGTGGCGGCGTGAGGAAATGATCGGGCGCGACGCCCATGCCCTCTTTCACGCGCATCCCGATACCGAGTCGACTTCGGCGTTTTGTCCCATGCGGGCCGTCGCCACAACGGGAATGACCTTCAGGAGCAACGACGAGGTGTTCGTGCGCAAGGACGGATGCCTCATCCATGTGGGGGTGAGCGCGGCGCCGTTCACGGTGAACGGTGGGGTCACGGGCGCTGTCGTCACCTTTCGTGACATCACTGAGATCCGTCGGTACCAAGAAGAGATCCGGCAGCTCGCGTTTGTGGACGAGCTCACGGGGTTGCCCAACCGCCGGGTGCTCAATGACCGACTCGAGCAGGCCATTGCGATGGCCGATCGGCACGGCAACGGTCTCGCCGTGATGTTCGTGGATCTCGACCGGTTCAAGTCGGTCAACGACGTCCACGGGCACGAGGCGGGGGACGCGTTCTTGCGCGAGATCGCCGACCGCCTCAGTGCGAGCGTGCGGGCGAGTGACACCGTGGTCCGGCAGGGCGGCGACGAGTTCGTGGTGTTGCTGCCCGAGGTGAGCGACGCGTCAGAGGCGGAGGTTGTGGCCCGCGCGATCCTGGCGGCGTTCGAAACGCCTGTCACCGTTCTTGGCATCGAACTTGATGCGTCGGTGAGCCTCGGAATCGCCCTCTACCCGGAGCATGGAACCGACGCCGATGCCCTCATGGCCGAGGCGGACGCGGCGATGTACGGCTCCAAAGAGGCAGGACGCACACGCTTTTGCGTCAGCGGAAACGAGCCGGTACATCCCGAGCCTGCTCAGCGAGGTCCCGTCGCTGCCGTTCGCTAGCCCTGCGCGAACCGTGCCTTACGCGAACCGTGCCCCTCGCCGGCCGTGCGCTGCGCGACGCAAGAATCGGGGTTCTTGGGCAGGTGAGAAGAACGTGCGGCACCGAGATCAGTAACGCCTTTCGCGTGCTGCGCCCGGTGATTAGCGTTGCCGTCATGACCGAAACCGACAGCAGCCTTGCCGACACGACCGCCGATTTCGCTACGGCTGACCTCTATGACGTGCACGAAGATGCCCTGCAGTCGGTGAGCCTTCAGCTTCTCAACCTGGGGGGCAAGCCGCGCTTCACCGGCAGCATCCGCACCGTTCGCTGTTACCGCGACAACGGCATCGTCAAGGCGCTGCTCAACTCGCCGGGCGACGGCAGCGTGCTTGTCGTCGACGGCGGCGGCTCCCTCGACTCTGCCCTGATGGGCGATCTCATCGCGGCGGCGGCGGTGCACAACGGATGGTCGGGAGTCGTGATCAACGGTGCGATCCGCGATCGTGTGGCCATCGGCACGCTGGAGCTGGGCGTCAAAGCGCTCGGGAGTAACCCCCGCAAGAGCGCGAAAGCGGGGGAGGGCCAGGTGGACGGTGTTGTGGAATTCGGCGGCGTGATCTTTGTGCCCGGCCGCACGCTGTGGAGCGACGAAGACGGCATCCTCGTCGAGCGGTGATGCGGGCGTTATCGCGTTAGCGTCACGATGAGACGCGAGTCGGCGAGAGCCGCGGTGCGGTGCACGGCCGCCTCCTCATAGGACGGGTCGGTGACCATGGCCACAAACTTCTCGATCGACGGGTAGCGCACGAGCAATACCTGATGCCACTGCTCGTCGACGGGGCCGATGAGCGTGCCGCAGGATTCTGCCATGACGACAACCTCGGCGCCGATGTCGGCGAGGTGCTTGCGAGCGTGACGGCCATAGGTCGCATAGGCCTCTGCGCCGCTGATGGTTACCGGCTGGTTCGCGTACTGCGCCGGATACTCGGCCGTCTCGCGAAAGCGCAGCAGGTTGAGCATGTCGAACGGGGTTGCGGGCGGCATGGTGCCGAGCACCGATCTGAGCTGATCCGGGTTGATATCGATGTAGGCCATAGAGTCTCCTGCTCGTCGCTGAGGTGGGGGCTTCGGGACTGCGACCACGCTAGGGGAGACTGGGTCGAGCACGCGGCACTTGTCGCGATTCGCGCAGCACAACGCCGTGGCGGCCTCGGCTTTTGTACAGTCCGACTGCGACGCGATCTGCAACTTGTTGACAAGTTCTAGGATGATCATGGGCGCCCGCGTGCGCCCCATCCGTTCCAGCGAAACGAGAGACGGCCACACCGTGACCACGACACCGACCGCCCCCGCCCAAGCGCACGTCACCCCGGGGGCGAAGCGCGTCGACGAAGAGACGATTCGCTCGATACCCAAGGCCGAAGTTCACGTGCACCTTGAGGGAACCTTCGAGCTGATCGACCTGATCGAGCTGGCCCGCGAATCCGGGGTGCCCCTTCCCGGGCCGGCGGCAACGCTGTTCGACCTCGGCACCCACTTTGCGCCAGACACAACCGACACGATTGACGCGGGCTCGGGGGTCGGCACGGGCGGGCTTTCGGCCTTCCTCCGCTTTCTCGACTGGCAGTGCGGTCTCATCCGCACACCGCAGCAGGCCTCGGCCCTGGCCTATCGGTTCGCCGCCCGGCAGAGTGCTTCGGGCATCCGCTACACCGACGTAATCGTCAACCCCACCCACTGGTCAGCCTGGCGCGGACGAGTCGGCGATCTGCTCTCTGCGCTCGCCGAAGGCTTCGACGAGGCCGAGCGTGACGGGCTGTGCGTGATCAACATCGCCTATTCCCTGCTGCGCACACAGAGCCAAGACGAGGCCACGACCATCGCCCGCTGGCTCGTCGAAACCCGACCCTCCCGCGTAATCGCGCTCTCGGTCGACGGAGACGAGCGCGTGGCGGGTCGCACCGCAGAGAAGTTCGCACCCGCCTTTGACATCGCCCGAGACGGCGGCCTGCGGCGCACAATCCACGCGGGTGAATCGAGCGGTGCGGAGGGTGTGTGGGATGCGATCCGGCACCTCCACGCCGAGCGCATCGACCACGGTGTGCGGGCCATCGACGACGACGAGCTCGTAGCTCACCTGGCCGAGACGGGCATCCCGCTCGACGTCTGCCTGCGGTCGAACCTCACGCTTGGGGTCTACCCCGACCTTGCGTCGCATCCGCTCGCAGAACTCATGCGTCGCGGCGTCACGGTGACCGTGAACACCGACGATCCTGCGCCCATCGGCACACGGCTCGAGAACGAGTGGAGCCTCGCAGCCGATGCTTATGGCTGGGGGCTGCCCCAGCTCATCGCGCTCGCCCATGCGTCGGTTACCGCCAGCTTCGCCCCGGATGCACTCGCAGCAGAACTGCACGAAGCAATTGACGCGCGGGCGCTCGCCCTTGGCGTGTAACGCGCGGGCATTCTGCCGTGCGCGGGCCGGCCGGCCGCTAACGTTGTGCGCATGACCGACGACGCTCCCGACGAACTCGAGCGCCTGCGCCGCGGCGTGCTGCGCATTGCCCGGGAGGCCGATGCCGCAGCCGAGGCGCTGCCGGGCGAGAACGAGCTGGCCAGAAGGCTCGGCGTGAACCGGCCCCAGGTGCGCAGGGCCCTCGCACTTCTGGAGCAACAGGGCATTGTGCGGCGCCAGCAGGGGGCGGCCACGACCGTTGACCCCGTGGCGCTGCGGATGGGCGTGCGCCTTGAGGAGCAGACGGAACACAGCGAACTGCTCGCTCGGTTGGGTTACACCCCGAGCGTCGAGCTACTGGACTCGGCGATCGTCGACCTGCCCACGTCGCTCCGGCGCAACCTGAGCCCCCGCGTTCCCGGCCGCGCGCTGCGTGCCGTCAAGCGCTGGCGGGCGGACGGTGTGGCCGCGATGGTCGCGGAGAACCACCTGGCGCTTCGGGACGGATTCGACGGCGACCTCGACCCCGCAGCATCCGTCTTCGAGGCGGCCGCCGAGGTGTGGGGTGAGGAGCTGCTCTGGGAGATCGCGACCCCGGGCCTGCAAACGCTGGACGGGGATGCTGCGGCCAGGCTTGAGCTCGAGCCAGGGTCGCCCTGCCTCACGCTTGAGATCATCGGTGTCGTGCGCAGCGGGCTTCGCGTGCTGCACGCGTTCGAGTGGCACCATCCGTCGATCGTGCGGTACTCGCTCGTGCGCACGATCCCCGCGCCCTGGCGCTGACGCGGCCGCTGACGCGGCCGCTGGCGCTGGCCGCTGCCCGCTGGCCGCTGGCGCTGGCCGCTGGCGCTGCCGCTGCCGCTGCCGCTGACGCTGCCAGCTGACGCTGCCAGCTGACGCTGCCAGCTGACGCTGCCAGCTGACGCTGCCAGCTGCCGCTGCCAGCTGCCCCGCGCCCGAGACATCCCGCCGAGACATCCCGCCGAGGGGTCCCATATGCGTGCTCACAACCCGCGCGAAGGCACATTTCGGACCCTTCGGCGGAGGGGGTGGAGCCCGTCTGCCGAAGGGTCCGAAATGCGCGCTCGCCCCGCCCGCGAAGGCTCTTTTGGGACCCCTCGGGGCTGGGGCTGGAGCGCTTCGGCAGAGGGAGAGGGAGAGGGAGAGGGAGAGGGAGAGGGAGAGGGAGAGGGAGAGGGAGTGGAGCGCTTCGGCGGAGGGGGTGGAGACCGTCTGCGTCGAGGGGT is drawn from Salinibacterium hongtaonis and contains these coding sequences:
- a CDS encoding zf-TFIIB domain-containing protein, producing the protein MKCPVDSTLLTMSERNGVEIDYCPVCRGVWLDRGELDKILDRAAAETGPVRPAATQQTYVDPRYGDQLRGDQLRGDQRQAQQPYGQAPYYKKRKDSWLSELFD
- a CDS encoding RecQ family ATP-dependent DNA helicase; protein product: MTDETRTSALQILRTLVGSPTADFHEGQYEAISSLVDGHSRALVVQRTGWGKSAVYFVATLLLRQRGGGPTVLVSPLLALMRDQISAAERAGVRAVAINSTNAHEWGDVVAALERDEVDVLLVSPERLNNPTFREQQLPALVARMGLLVVDEAHCISDWGHDFRPDYRRLRDLIAQMPSGVPVLATTATANSRVVADIAEQLGGAEVVTIRGPLARASLRLGVLRLPDSKTRLGWLLSHLGDLPGSGIIYTLTVSAAEDTARLLRDAGHAVRAYTGQTDTGEREESEGMLKRNEVKALVATSALGMGFDKPDLGFVVHLGAPSSPVAYYQQVGRAGRATENADVLLLPGTEDRDIWQYFATASMPDQARAERILSALERERPTSTPALEALVDIRRTPLELLLKVLDVDGAVRRVQGGWVATGEPWTYDAERYSRIAAERVAEQQHMIEYETTTSCRMEFLQRTLDDETAAPCGRCDNCAGAWYPTAIAADAAASAASSLDRVGVAIEPRAQWPTGADRLGLPVKGRIAAAERPLEGRALARLTDLGWGGTLRELFAPGSPDAPASAALIAACVRVLAGWGWEERPAAIVTMPSRRHPQLIESVAAGLSQAGRLPHLGSLEYLKGGPEGEPGGNSAYRLAGVWGRIGVPDALADDLAGLAATKPDSPILLIDDLVDSRWTITVASRALRQSGAAGVLPFALAVVR
- a CDS encoding diguanylate cyclase domain-containing protein, translated to MIPDHVGSAHPNAERTRWSWPFIVAPVALVLIYSLVFVAILSDQAMRERAELAMEQQATVETTVRGLETRLDSLGSDVLVAAAAPAVVQLADGRTEESLQQAAELFVAFVSKKHSIQELRYIDEQGREVLVVKKAEGGGIAPVPEHQLADWSDHYSFQDTRTLAVGDVYVSPLDLRVEDSEIVVPWHPTMRLATPVFDSEGARQGLVVIYVDGAQFLERFRESMSDSSLPIMLNADGGWLVAPDGLGEFGFALGDENGFATSSPEAWAAISAAETGEVSGPDGIYAYGTAHPSHVGVRLAGDETHGFNHAHDDLWKIVAWMPSAMLPSASIVRDTATFALYVAGLVVLLALGTYAAQMTVVRLRVSRSEADTKLRLEAIQNTLGEGLFVMDTRGTITDVNPECARLLGWRREEMIGRDAHALFHAHPDTESTSAFCPMRAVATTGMTFRSNDEVFVRKDGCLIHVGVSAAPFTVNGGVTGAVVTFRDITEIRRYQEEIRQLAFVDELTGLPNRRVLNDRLEQAIAMADRHGNGLAVMFVDLDRFKSVNDVHGHEAGDAFLREIADRLSASVRASDTVVRQGGDEFVVLLPEVSDASEAEVVARAILAAFETPVTVLGIELDASVSLGIALYPEHGTDADALMAEADAAMYGSKEAGRTRFCVSGNEPVHPEPAQRGPVAAVR
- the rraA gene encoding ribonuclease E activity regulator RraA is translated as MTETDSSLADTTADFATADLYDVHEDALQSVSLQLLNLGGKPRFTGSIRTVRCYRDNGIVKALLNSPGDGSVLVVDGGGSLDSALMGDLIAAAAVHNGWSGVVINGAIRDRVAIGTLELGVKALGSNPRKSAKAGEGQVDGVVEFGGVIFVPGRTLWSDEDGILVER
- a CDS encoding DUF1330 domain-containing protein — encoded protein: MAYIDINPDQLRSVLGTMPPATPFDMLNLLRFRETAEYPAQYANQPVTISGAEAYATYGRHARKHLADIGAEVVVMAESCGTLIGPVDEQWHQVLLVRYPSIEKFVAMVTDPSYEEAAVHRTAALADSRLIVTLTR
- the add gene encoding adenosine deaminase, yielding MGARVRPIRSSETRDGHTVTTTPTAPAQAHVTPGAKRVDEETIRSIPKAEVHVHLEGTFELIDLIELARESGVPLPGPAATLFDLGTHFAPDTTDTIDAGSGVGTGGLSAFLRFLDWQCGLIRTPQQASALAYRFAARQSASGIRYTDVIVNPTHWSAWRGRVGDLLSALAEGFDEAERDGLCVINIAYSLLRTQSQDEATTIARWLVETRPSRVIALSVDGDERVAGRTAEKFAPAFDIARDGGLRRTIHAGESSGAEGVWDAIRHLHAERIDHGVRAIDDDELVAHLAETGIPLDVCLRSNLTLGVYPDLASHPLAELMRRGVTVTVNTDDPAPIGTRLENEWSLAADAYGWGLPQLIALAHASVTASFAPDALAAELHEAIDARALALGV
- a CDS encoding GntR family transcriptional regulator — its product is MTDDAPDELERLRRGVLRIAREADAAAEALPGENELARRLGVNRPQVRRALALLEQQGIVRRQQGAATTVDPVALRMGVRLEEQTEHSELLARLGYTPSVELLDSAIVDLPTSLRRNLSPRVPGRALRAVKRWRADGVAAMVAENHLALRDGFDGDLDPAASVFEAAAEVWGEELLWEIATPGLQTLDGDAAARLELEPGSPCLTLEIIGVVRSGLRVLHAFEWHHPSIVRYSLVRTIPAPWR